The following are from one region of the Channa argus isolate prfri chromosome 6, Channa argus male v1.0, whole genome shotgun sequence genome:
- the LOC137129050 gene encoding extracellular calcium-sensing receptor-like, whose amino-acid sequence MEMVKHNYNTMPEPLKCTGRIEPRELHFSLAMIFAIEEINNSSKLLPGIRLGYQIHDSCASVPMAVKVAFQLTNGLDPVFYTGDSCSQFNMMMAVVGDSGSTASISMSRIIGSFNIPQVSHFATCACLSKKQQYPGFFRTIPSDQFQAEALAKMVKQFGWTWIGAVRSDSDYGNNGMASFLDAAHKKGICVEYSESFNRIHPRSRIQRVADVIRRSTAIVVVAFVGLGEMRLLMEELSREPSPPRQWIGSEGWVTHPDMLKFTFCAGAIGFGIPRSVIPGLRDFLLDLPPTKVAASPILTEFWEDAFNCRLEKSSVTDKRLCNGSEDIQKLQSPYTDTSELRITNMVYKAVYAIAHAIHNAVCQDTNSTSQCDKLSRIESKQVIQVLQKVNFSQNGYHVSFDANGDPVAKYDLVNWQKSMSGSLEIITVGYYDASLPVGQEFHINKEISWMEGRKQVPVSVCSDSCPPGTHKVLQKGKPICCYDCIPCPEGEISNTTDSIDCLPCPKEFWPKPDRDTCFLKPVEFLSFSEVLGIILASFSVSGACLAVIITAVFFRHRTSPIVKANNSELSFLLLFSLTLCFLCSLTFIGAPSEWSCMLRHTAFGITFVLCISCVLGKTIVVLMAFKATLPGSNIMKWFGPLQQRLTVVSFTFIQVLICTVWLVVSPPFPMKNLTTYKDRIILECALGSAFGFWAVLGYIGLLAVFCFVLAVLARKLPDNFNEAKFITFSMLIFCAVWITFIPAYVSSPGKFTVAVEIFAILASSFGLILCIFAPKCFIILFKPEKNTKKHLMNK is encoded by the exons ATGGAAATGGtgaaacacaactacaacaccATGCCTGAGCCACTAAAGTGCACAGGGAG AATTGAGCCACGTGAATTGCATTTCTCACTCGCAATGATTTTTGCTATTGAGGAGATCAACAACAGTTCAAAGCTGCTTCCAGGCATCAGACTCGGTTATCAGATCCATGACTCATGTGCCTCAGTTCCCATGGCAGTGAAAGTAGCATTTCAGCTTACAAATGGTCTGGACCCTGTGTTTTACACTGGTGACAGTTGCTCACAATTTAACATGATGATGGCTGTTGTTGGTGATTCTGGGTCCACAGCATCAATAAGCATGTCACGTATCATTGGGTCATTTAACATACCTCAA GTGAGTCACTTTGCCACTTGTGCCTGCTTGTCCAAAAAGCAGCAGTACCCCGGTTTCTTCAGAACCATCCCCAGTGACCAGTTCCAGGCTGAAGCACTTGCCAAAATGGTAAAACAATTTGGCTGGACTTGGATAGGTGCTGTCCGGTCAGATTCAGATTATGGAAATAATGGCATGGCATCTTTCCTGGATGCAGCACACAAAAAGGGGATCTGTGTTGAATactctgaatcttttaatcGTATTCATCCACGGAGCAGAATCCAGAGAGTGGCTGATGTGATCCGCAG GTCAACAGCTATAGTTGTTGTGGCATTTGTAGGGTTAGGAGAAATGAGGTTACTCATGGAGGAGCTGTCTCGTGAGCCTTCCCCACCTCGCCAGTGGATAGGCAGTGAGGGCTGGGTGACTCACCCAGACATGCTAAAGTTCACCTTTTGTGCTGGAGCCATTGGATTTGGTATTCCACGATCTGTGATCCCAGGTCTGAGAGACTTCCTGCTGGATCTCCCTCCAACTAAAGTGGCAGCCTCCCCAATACTTACTGAGTTCTGGGAGGATGCATTCAACTGCAGGCTGGAAAAAA GTTCTGTTACAGACAAGAGATTGTGTAATGGAAGTGAAGACATACAAAAACTCCAGAGTCCATACACTGACACATCTGAGCTCCGCATCACCAACATGGTTTACAAAGCTGTTTATGCAATAGCTCATGCCATTCATAATGCTGTGTGTCAGGACACAAATTCTACAAGTCAGTGTGATAAACTCTCCAGGATAGAGTCCAAACAG GTTATTCAGGTTCTTCAGAAAGTCAATTTTTCCCAAAATGGTTATCATGTGTCATTTGATGCTAATGGGGATCCTGTGGCCAAATATGATTTGGTCAACTGGCAGAAAAGTATGAGTGGCAGCCTTGAGATAATAACAGTAGGATACTATGATGCATCACTACCAGTGGGCCAGGAGTTCCATATTAACAAGGAAATAAGTTGGATGGAGGGGAGGAAACAG GTACcagtgtcagtgtgcagtgACAGCTGTCCTCCAGGAACTCATAAagtgctgcagaaaggaaaacccATCTGCTGTTATGACTGTATACCATGTCCTGAGGGAGAGATCAGCAATACtacag ATTCCATTGACTGTCTTCCTTGCCCCAAGGAGTTCTGGCCAAAACCAGATAGAGACACTTGTTTCCTGAAGCCAGTAGAGTTTCTGTCCTTCAGTGAGGTCCTAGGAATCATCCTGGCTTCATTCTCTGTTTCTGGTGCCTGTCTTGCCGTTATAATAACGGCTGTTTTCTTCCGTCACAGAACCTCCCCGATTGTTAAggccaacaactctgagctgagcttcctgctgctcttctccttgactctgtgTTTCTTATGTTCATTAACTTTCATTGGAGCACCCTCTGAgtggtcctgcatgctgcgccacacagcatttgggatcacctttgtcctctgcatctcttGTGTTCTTGGGAAAACCATAGTTGTGTTAATGGCCTTCAAAGCTACACTTCCAGGTAGTAACATCATGAAATGGTTTGGTCCTCTACAGCAAAGACTGACTGTAGTGTCTTTTACATTCATTCAAGTTCTAATATGTACAGTTTGGTTGGTTGTTAGTCCTCCTTTTCCAATGAAAAACCtcaccacatacaaagatagaaTCATCCTGGAGTGTGCATTAGGTTCAGCTTTTGGATTCTGGGCTGTGCTTGGGTACATAGGTCTActggctgtgttttgctttgtgttagcTGTTCTAGCCCGAAAACTGCctgataattttaatgaagccaagttcatcaccttcagcatgttgatattCTGTGCAGTCTGGATCACCTTTATCCCAGCTtatgtcagctctcctgggaaaTTCACTGTGGCTGTGGAGATATTTGCCATTCTGGCCTCTAGTTTTGGActaatactgtgtatatttgctcCAAAGTGtttcattatattatttaaaccaGAGAAGAACACcaagaaacatttaatgaacaAATAG
- the LOC137129211 gene encoding extracellular calcium-sensing receptor-like has translation MEMVTHKYITKPESLRCTGRIELRELQFSRAMIFAIEEINNSSNLLPGIRLGYQIHDGCSSVPMAVKVAFQLTNSLDPVFYTGNNCSQSSMVMAVVGDSASTPSISISRIIGSFNIPQVSHFATCACLSNKQQYPNFYRTIPSDHFQADALAKLVKQFGWTWIGAVRSDSDYGNNGMASFLKAAYKEGICVEYSESFNRFHPLSRIQRVADVIRRSTAVVVVAFAGLGEMRLLLEVMSREPSPLRQWIGSEAWVTHPDMLKFTFCAGAIGFGIPRSVIPGLRDFLLDLSPTKVASSPILTEFWEDAFNCSLEKTAVRDKRLCNGSEDIQKLQSPYTDTSELRITNMVYKAVYAIAHAIHNAVCQETNSTSQCDKLSRIESKQVLTHLKKVNFFQNGYHVSFDANGDPVAKYELVNWQKSTSGSPEIVTVGYYDASLPVGQEFHINKNLTWMEGRTQIPVSMCSDSCPPGTHKVLQKGKPICCYDCIPCPEGEISNATDSIDCTPCPKEFWPNAERDTCSLKPIEFLSFSEVLGIILAAFSVSGACLAVIITAVFLRHRTSPIVKANNSELSFLLLFSLTLCFLCSLTFIGAPSEWSCMLRHTAFGITFVLCISCVLGKTIVVLMAFKATLPGSNIMKWFGPLQQRMTVVSFTFIQVLICTIWLVVSPPFPMKNLTTYKDRIILECALGSALGFWAVLGYIGLLAVFCFVLAVLARKLPDNFNEAKFITFSMLIFCAVWITFIPAYVSSPGKFTVAVEIFAILASSFGLILCIFAPKCFIIIFTPEKNTKKHLMNK, from the exons ATGGAAATGGTGACACATAAATACATCACCAAGCCTGAGTCACTAAGGTGCACAGGGAG aATTGAACTACGTGAACTGCAATTCTCACGTGCAATGATCTTTGCTATAGAGGAGATCAACAACAGTTCAAATCTGCTTCCCGGCATCAGACTCGGATATCAGATCCATGATGGATGTTCCTCAGTTCCCATGGCAGTGAAAGTAGCATTCCAGCTTACAAATAGTCTGGACCCTGTGTTTTATACTGGTAATAATTGCTCACAATCTAGTATGGTGATGGCTGTTGTTGGTGATTCTGCATCCACGCCATCCATCAGCATTTCACGCATTATCGGGTCATTTAATATTCCTCAA gTGAGTCACTTTGCCACTTGTGCCTGCTTGTCCAATAAGCAGCAGTATCCCAATTTCTACAGAACCATCCCCAGTGACCACTTCCAGGCTGATGCATTGGCCAAGCTGGTGAAACAATTTGGCTGGACTTGGATAGGTGCTGTCCGGTCAGATTCAGACTATGGAAATAATGGCATGGCATCATTCCTGAAAGCAGCATACAAAGAGGGAATCTGTGTGGAATATTCGGAATCTTTCAATCGTTTTCACCCACTCAGCAGGATCCAGAGAGTGGCTGATGTGATCCGCAG GTCAACAGCAGTGGTTGTTGTGGCATTTGCAGGCTTAGGAGAAATGAGGTTATTGCTGGAGGTGATGTCTCGTGAGCCTTCCCCACTTCGCCAGTGGATAGGCAGTGAGGCCTGGGTGACTCACCCAGACATGTTGAAGTTCACCTTCTGTGCTGGAGCCATTGGATTTGGTATTCCACGATCTGTGATCCCAGGTTTGAGAGACTTCCTACTGGATCTCTCTCCAACTAAAGTTGCATCTTCCCCGATACTTACTGAGTTCTGGGAGGATGCATTCAACTGCAGCCTGGAAAAAA CTGCTGTTAGAGACAAGAGATTGTGTAATGGAAGTGAAGACATACAGAAGCTCCAGAGTCCGTATACTGACACATCTGAGCTCCGCATCACCAACATGGTGTACAAAGCTGTTTATGCAATAGCTCATGCCATTCATAATGCTGTGTGTCAGGAGACAAATTCTACAAGTCAGTGTGACAAACTCTCCAGGATAGAGTCCAAACAG GTTCTGACTCACCTGAAGAAGGTAAACTTTTTCCAAAATGGTTATCATGTGTCATTTGATGCTAACGGGGATCCTGTGGCCAAATATGAGCTGGTTAACTGGCAGAAAAGTACGAGTGGCAGCCCTGAAATAGTGACAGTAGGATATTATGATGCATCACTACCAGTGGGACAGGAGTTCCATATCAACAAGAACCTTACCTGGATGGAGGGCAGGACACAG ATACCAGTGTCAATGTGCAGTGACAGCTGTCCTCCAGGAACTCATAAagtgctgcagaaaggaaaacccATCTGCTGTTATGACTGTATACCATGTCCAGAGGGAGAGATCAGCAATGCTACag attcCATTGACTGTACCCCATGCCCCAAAGAGTTCTGGCCAAATGCAGAAAGAGACACTTGTTCCCTGAAGCCAATagagtttctttcttttagtgAGGTCCTCGGAATCATCCTGGCTGCATTCTCCGTTTCTGGTGCCTGTCTGGCCGTTATAATAACGGCTGTTTTCTTGCGTCACAGAACTTCTCCAATTGTTAAggccaacaactctgagctgagcttcctgctgctcttctccttgactctgtgTTTCTTATGTTCATTAACTTTCATTGGAGCACCCTCTGAgtggtcctgcatgctgcgccacacagcatttgggatcacctttgtcctctgcatctcttGTGTTCTTGGGAAAACTATAGTTGTGTTAATGGCCTTCAAAGCTACACTTCCAGGTAGTAACATCATGAAATGGTTTGGTCCTCTACAGCAAAGAATGACTGTAGTGTCTTTTACATTCATCCAAGTTCTAATATGTACTATTTGGTTGGTTGTTAGTCCTCCTTTTCCAATGAAAAACCtcaccacatacaaagatagaaTCATCCTGGAGTGTGCTTTAGGTTCAGCTCTTGGATTCTGGGCTGTGCTTGGGTACATAGGTCTActggctgtgttttgctttgtgttagcTGTTCTAGCCCGAAAACTGCctgataattttaatgaagccaagttcatcaccttcagcatgttgatattCTGTGCAGTCTGGATCACCTTTATCCCAGCTtatgtcagctctcctgggaaaTTTACTGTGGCTGTAGAAATCTTTGCTATTCTAGCCTCTAGTTTTGGActaatactgtgtatatttgcaccaaagtgttttattattatattcacACCAGAGAAGAACACCAAGAAACATTTGATGAACAAATAG